The following are from one region of the Stigmatella ashevillena genome:
- a CDS encoding alpha/beta hydrolase, producing MRHFLLLLSATAGLSTALAAQSPKRPIIPLWPGAIPDAKPVAGPEADTTTDTDELVAGKPVIRLGNVSTPTLTIYTPKGKNTGAAIVVFPGGGYQILAMDLEGTEVCDWLTKAGITCALLKYRVPDSGPYPQSSAALADAQRAMGIVRQHAAEWRIDPRRVGVLGFSAGGHLAAALSTHSEQRLYPPIDAADRESCRPDFAVIIYPGYLALADQNFAPNPDIHVTANTPPTFIVQAEDDPVHVENSTVYFHELKNAKVPAEMHLYAQGGHGYGLRRTRFPITTWPKTLETWLHTMGVLK from the coding sequence ATGCGCCATTTTCTGCTGCTTCTCTCCGCTACCGCCGGACTCTCCACGGCGCTTGCCGCCCAGAGCCCGAAGCGTCCAATCATCCCCCTTTGGCCTGGCGCGATACCTGACGCCAAGCCAGTCGCAGGCCCTGAAGCCGACACCACCACGGACACAGATGAGTTGGTTGCAGGCAAACCGGTCATCCGTTTAGGCAACGTCTCCACGCCTACGCTGACGATCTACACGCCGAAAGGCAAAAACACCGGCGCGGCGATCGTGGTTTTTCCTGGCGGCGGCTATCAGATCCTCGCCATGGATCTCGAAGGCACCGAGGTCTGCGACTGGCTCACCAAGGCAGGCATTACCTGCGCGCTGCTGAAGTACCGCGTGCCCGACTCCGGCCCGTATCCTCAGTCGTCCGCCGCGCTCGCAGATGCGCAGCGCGCCATGGGCATCGTCCGCCAACACGCCGCCGAGTGGCGCATTGACCCACGCCGCGTCGGTGTCCTCGGATTCTCCGCCGGAGGACACCTCGCTGCGGCCCTCAGCACGCACTCCGAGCAGCGCCTCTATCCGCCCATCGACGCCGCCGACCGCGAGAGTTGCCGCCCCGACTTCGCCGTCATCATCTATCCCGGCTATCTCGCTCTCGCGGACCAAAACTTCGCTCCCAACCCTGACATCCACGTCACGGCCAACACCCCACCGACCTTCATCGTGCAAGCCGAAGACGACCCGGTACACGTAGAAAACTCCACCGTCTATTTTCACGAACTGAAGAACGCCAAAGTCCCGGCCGAAATGCACCTCTACGCCCAGGGAGGCCATGGCTACGGCCTCCGCCGAACCCGATTTCCCATCACCACCTGGCCCAAAACCTTAGAAACCTGGCTGCACACGATGGGTGTGTTGAAGTAG
- a CDS encoding 2-hydroxychromene-2-carboxylate isomerase produces the protein MSHAPLRFFFDYVSPYAYLAWTQLPTLAERHGRALEVVPVLFAGVLNTLGTLGPAEVPAKRFYIYKHTHRIAHDLGVPFVFPSAHPFNPLLALRVTAAVREANAQRRLVSALFSAAWAGGGGLMEPERVGACVGTVGLEVQALLAAAGTPDVKDQVRRNTEELLAKGGFGVPTVLADEELFFGVDSLGHLERFLRGEDPLSREERERLRTLPMAASRL, from the coding sequence ATGAGCCACGCTCCCCTCCGCTTTTTCTTCGATTACGTCTCGCCGTACGCGTACCTCGCCTGGACTCAGCTTCCCACCCTGGCCGAGCGGCATGGCCGCGCGCTGGAAGTCGTGCCCGTGCTCTTCGCTGGCGTGCTCAACACGCTGGGAACCCTGGGGCCCGCGGAGGTGCCCGCCAAGCGGTTCTACATCTACAAGCACACCCACCGGATCGCCCATGACCTCGGCGTCCCCTTCGTCTTCCCCTCGGCGCACCCCTTCAATCCGCTGCTCGCGCTCCGGGTGACGGCCGCGGTACGGGAGGCGAACGCCCAGAGGCGGCTCGTCTCCGCGCTGTTCTCGGCGGCGTGGGCGGGCGGAGGCGGGCTCATGGAACCCGAGCGCGTAGGCGCCTGCGTGGGCACGGTGGGGCTGGAGGTCCAGGCATTGCTCGCCGCCGCGGGGACGCCGGACGTGAAGGACCAGGTGCGCCGCAACACCGAGGAGCTGCTCGCGAAGGGGGGCTTCGGTGTTCCCACCGTCCTCGCGGACGAGGAACTCTTCTTCGGCGTCGACTCCCTGGGTCACCTGGAACGATTCCTGCGCGGGGAGGATCCGCTCTCCCGCGAGGAGCGCGAGCGCCTGCGGACCCTTCCCATGGCCGCGTCCCGTCTCTGA
- a CDS encoding M12 family metallopeptidase, protein MFNRGMRHAAFLALGLLSTACGEQEVATQQLQALAPDEASGLENDAVYHSQYPKGQTFQVRLAGLDTPVTAVLKGNYAFVGDQVIGEVSGTQVISADKQVILRLDGDTQVGAMGSGIVNATGQKWPGGVIPYEIDPAASAETRSAFAGAKADYDAKTSIRWVPRTNQADYVRIVTSDGCWSYVGKIGGRQDLSLGAGCGVNPARHELGHAVGLAHEQVRQDRDSWVTVNAGGSQNAIDWGSAGTPIGSYDFESMMHYRNYFVNGRWDYVPKNGFPPEQVGNDRVNTFTPGDLGAIRAIYGGGTTTGVCFYADSDYKGESFCATSDSAWVGTQWNDRISSVKVSPGYEYTLFNDINFAGSGLGCGCDVPNLTQYNFNDLTSSFRIKRP, encoded by the coding sequence ATGTTCAACCGTGGAATGCGTCACGCGGCTTTTCTTGCTTTGGGTTTGCTGAGCACTGCCTGTGGAGAGCAAGAGGTGGCAACCCAGCAACTTCAAGCGCTCGCACCGGATGAGGCGAGCGGGTTGGAAAACGACGCCGTGTATCACTCACAGTACCCGAAAGGTCAGACCTTTCAGGTGCGGCTGGCCGGACTGGACACCCCCGTCACGGCGGTGCTCAAGGGCAACTACGCCTTTGTCGGCGATCAAGTGATCGGTGAAGTCTCTGGCACGCAGGTGATCAGCGCGGACAAGCAGGTGATCTTGCGGCTGGATGGCGACACGCAAGTTGGAGCCATGGGCTCGGGCATCGTCAACGCCACCGGTCAGAAGTGGCCAGGAGGGGTGATTCCGTACGAGATCGACCCCGCAGCTTCGGCGGAGACGCGCTCGGCCTTCGCGGGCGCCAAGGCCGACTACGACGCAAAGACGTCCATCCGCTGGGTGCCCCGGACCAACCAGGCCGATTACGTACGGATCGTCACCAGCGACGGATGTTGGAGTTACGTCGGCAAGATTGGAGGACGACAGGATTTGTCGCTGGGCGCGGGCTGCGGTGTGAACCCCGCTCGGCACGAGCTCGGCCACGCGGTCGGGCTGGCGCACGAGCAAGTACGTCAAGACCGTGATTCGTGGGTCACCGTCAACGCGGGTGGCAGCCAGAACGCCATTGACTGGGGGTCGGCGGGCACGCCCATTGGCTCGTACGACTTCGAGTCGATGATGCACTACCGCAATTACTTCGTGAATGGCCGTTGGGATTACGTTCCCAAGAATGGCTTTCCACCCGAGCAGGTCGGCAACGACCGCGTCAACACCTTTACCCCGGGAGACCTCGGAGCCATTCGCGCCATCTATGGCGGTGGCACCACCACCGGAGTCTGCTTCTACGCGGACAGCGACTACAAGGGTGAGAGCTTTTGCGCCACCAGCGACAGCGCCTGGGTCGGGACGCAGTGGAATGACCGCATCTCCTCGGTCAAGGTGAGCCCTGGCTACGAGTACACGTTGTTCAACGACATCAACTTCGCCGGAAGTGGTTTGGGGTGTGGGTGTGATGTCCCGAACCTGACGCAGTATAACTTCAACGATCTCACCTCTTCGTTCCGGATCAAGCGACCGTAG
- a CDS encoding Zn-dependent hydrolase: MNPSSKRVIAELKELEKLTSDERGAQRVAWGPVWRKAREWFEGKLKNELALPMRQDGAGNLWATLHGDSERSIVIGSHLDSVPGGGWLDGCLGVLAGLEVLRVYAAKGQRPPVTLHIVDWADEEGARFGRSLTGSAASAGSLDPHKELAHLVDRAGVKLPDALRENGITLDGMRTARKYFDDLRAEAYLELHIEQGPVLQEMKRPVGVVLGTMGVERHQLKFIGQAAHSGAAPLHLRQDAFLAGARFALSAQELATKLSGKTPRTRVVATCGVVKVEPNFVTAVPGRTEISIDLRALDAGVLAKLLAGTKKASLAAAKEFKVKVEWSPILQITPRIFDETLTGFVRKAVKGVTGHAPEIPSGPLHDAAEMADIVPTAMVFAQSSPGISHTRIEDTPEPALDKSVRAFLATVEQTVEHLARKAEPRRKRAVVGRR; this comes from the coding sequence ATGAACCCTTCTTCGAAGCGCGTGATCGCCGAGCTCAAGGAACTCGAGAAGCTCACCTCCGACGAGCGCGGCGCTCAGCGCGTCGCATGGGGCCCCGTCTGGCGCAAGGCGCGCGAGTGGTTCGAGGGCAAGCTGAAGAACGAGCTTGCCCTCCCCATGCGCCAGGACGGCGCCGGCAACCTGTGGGCCACGCTCCACGGAGACTCCGAGCGGAGCATCGTCATCGGCAGCCACCTCGACTCGGTCCCCGGGGGTGGCTGGCTCGACGGCTGCCTCGGTGTGCTCGCGGGCCTCGAGGTCCTCCGCGTCTACGCCGCGAAGGGCCAACGCCCGCCGGTCACCCTCCACATCGTCGATTGGGCCGACGAAGAGGGCGCGCGCTTCGGCCGCAGCCTCACCGGGTCCGCCGCGTCCGCAGGCTCGCTCGATCCGCACAAGGAACTCGCGCACCTCGTGGACCGCGCCGGCGTGAAGCTCCCCGATGCGCTGAGGGAGAACGGCATCACCCTCGACGGCATGAGGACCGCGCGGAAGTACTTCGACGACCTGAGGGCCGAGGCCTACCTCGAGTTGCACATCGAGCAGGGGCCGGTGCTGCAGGAGATGAAGCGCCCGGTCGGCGTGGTCCTCGGGACGATGGGCGTCGAGCGCCACCAGCTGAAGTTCATCGGGCAGGCCGCGCACTCCGGCGCTGCGCCGCTGCACCTCCGCCAGGACGCGTTCCTCGCAGGCGCCCGATTCGCACTCTCCGCGCAGGAACTCGCGACGAAGCTCTCCGGCAAGACACCGCGCACGCGCGTGGTCGCGACCTGCGGCGTGGTGAAGGTCGAGCCGAACTTCGTCACCGCGGTGCCGGGCCGCACGGAGATCTCCATCGACTTGCGCGCGCTCGACGCGGGCGTGCTCGCGAAGCTGCTCGCGGGGACGAAGAAGGCGTCGCTTGCCGCGGCGAAGGAGTTCAAGGTCAAGGTCGAGTGGAGCCCGATCCTCCAGATCACCCCGCGCATCTTCGACGAGACGCTCACCGGCTTCGTGCGAAAGGCGGTCAAGGGCGTCACCGGGCATGCGCCGGAGATCCCGTCGGGTCCGCTCCACGACGCGGCGGAGATGGCCGACATCGTGCCGACCGCGATGGTCTTCGCACAATCCTCACCGGGCATCTCGCACACCCGCATCGAGGACACGCCAGAGCCAGCGCTCGACAAGTCGGTGCGCGCGTTCCTCGCGACGGTCGAGCAGACGGTGGAGCACCTCGCGCGGAAGGCCGAGCCTCGGCGTAAGCGGGCCGTCGTCGGTCGCCGGTAG
- a CDS encoding serine hydrolase domain-containing protein yields the protein MNALRAWSLCVLMSSGCATAPPPREAPLVPSMAALDAEAARAMAATGAKGLAIAVIDGGRVVSTRAYGVRNAKDEPLLPDTVMYGASLTKTVFAYLVMQLADEGRIGLDTSISRYLDRPLPSYADESRYSTWSHLAGDERWRALTPRILLTHSAGFANFGFLEPDGRLRIHFPPGSRYAYSGDGLILLQFVLERGLGLEVGAELQRRVFDRFGMRDTHLQWRADFARNLADGWKADGSVEPHDERSTVRAAGSMDTTLDDLSRFVAALVRGDGLSPQAFAGMTSPQLPITTRSQFPTLQDELPPPMRRKDLAAGLGVVVFDGPQGRGFFKGGHNDSTGNTLVCLPRGRRCVLILANDVRAEAAFPHLVRFVLGEAGVPWDWEYGERAFWDGR from the coding sequence ATGAACGCGCTGCGCGCCTGGAGCCTGTGTGTGCTGATGTCCAGCGGCTGTGCCACGGCGCCGCCGCCCCGCGAGGCGCCGCTTGTTCCCAGCATGGCCGCGCTGGATGCCGAAGCAGCGCGCGCGATGGCCGCGACCGGCGCGAAGGGGTTGGCGATCGCGGTGATCGACGGCGGGCGCGTGGTGTCGACCAGGGCTTACGGCGTGCGCAATGCGAAGGACGAGCCGCTGTTGCCGGACACGGTGATGTACGGCGCCTCTCTCACCAAGACGGTCTTCGCCTATCTGGTGATGCAGTTGGCGGACGAGGGCCGCATCGGTCTCGACACCTCGATCTCGCGGTACCTGGACAGGCCGCTGCCCAGCTATGCGGACGAGAGCCGCTACTCGACCTGGTCTCATCTGGCCGGCGACGAGCGCTGGCGGGCCCTCACGCCACGCATCCTGCTGACCCACAGCGCGGGGTTCGCCAACTTCGGCTTCCTCGAACCCGACGGCAGGCTGCGCATTCATTTCCCGCCCGGCAGCCGCTATGCGTACTCCGGTGACGGGCTCATCCTGCTGCAGTTCGTGCTTGAACGCGGGCTCGGGCTGGAGGTGGGGGCCGAGCTACAGCGGCGTGTGTTCGACCGCTTCGGCATGCGCGATACCCACTTGCAGTGGCGCGCGGACTTCGCGCGCAACCTGGCCGACGGCTGGAAGGCCGACGGCAGCGTGGAGCCGCACGACGAACGCAGCACCGTGCGCGCGGCCGGTTCGATGGACACCACGCTCGATGACCTGTCGCGCTTCGTGGCCGCGCTGGTGCGTGGCGACGGTTTGTCGCCCCAGGCCTTCGCCGGGATGACCTCGCCGCAACTGCCGATCACCACCCGGAGCCAGTTTCCCACCCTGCAGGACGAACTGCCGCCGCCGATGCGGCGCAAGGATCTGGCGGCGGGCCTGGGCGTGGTGGTGTTCGACGGCCCGCAGGGGCGCGGGTTCTTCAAGGGGGGCCACAACGACAGCACCGGCAACACCCTCGTGTGCTTGCCGCGCGGACGCCGCTGCGTGCTGATCCTGGCCAACGACGTGCGTGCCGAAGCCGCGTTCCCGCATCTGGTGCGCTTCGTGCTGGGCGAAGCCGGCGTGCCCTGGGACTGGGAGTACGGCGAGAGGGCGTTCTGGGACGGGCGTTGA
- a CDS encoding lactonase family protein translates to MSKTKLTRRGILKLSGLGMAAVTLPEGLGFGVTPFATPSEYYLYVGSYTSAGGEGITLCRLSMQTGSLQKVAVTRNVSEPSFLAMDRQGRYLYAVNELGSYQGTASGAVSAFAVNPTTRALTLINQQASRGSSPCFVSVDANDKFVMVANYGGGNISVFPIQSNGGLGTASDTKQFQGSGPHPNQKSPHAHQLMTNAANQYALAADLGTDRVMIYRFDAALGKLNATTPASFSTQPGAGPRHFAFHPSGKFVFVINELNSTLLSLAFDATQGTLTQVQGLSTLPAGYTGTSYCAEVRVSPDGKFVYGANRGHNSIVVFAVDSLGKLTLVQHVSTQGQWPRDFILDPTGTYLLVANQQSHTIVPFKRDPVSGKLTALGTSLAVTAPTSLLVAPTPA, encoded by the coding sequence ATGAGTAAAACCAAGCTGACTCGACGTGGAATCCTGAAGCTGTCCGGACTGGGGATGGCGGCCGTGACGCTGCCGGAAGGTCTGGGATTCGGTGTCACGCCCTTCGCGACGCCCTCGGAGTACTACCTCTACGTGGGCAGCTACACCTCGGCGGGAGGGGAGGGCATCACCCTGTGCCGTCTGTCCATGCAGACGGGCAGCCTGCAGAAGGTGGCGGTGACGCGCAACGTGTCCGAGCCCTCGTTCCTGGCCATGGATCGCCAGGGCCGCTACCTCTACGCCGTCAATGAGCTCGGCTCGTACCAGGGCACGGCCAGCGGGGCGGTGAGCGCCTTTGCCGTCAATCCCACGACCCGGGCCCTGACGCTCATCAACCAGCAGGCCTCCCGAGGAAGCTCGCCCTGCTTCGTGAGCGTGGATGCGAACGACAAGTTCGTGATGGTCGCCAACTACGGTGGCGGCAACATCTCCGTCTTCCCCATCCAGAGCAATGGGGGCTTGGGCACGGCCTCGGACACCAAGCAGTTCCAGGGCTCGGGTCCCCACCCCAACCAGAAAAGTCCGCATGCCCACCAGCTCATGACGAATGCGGCCAATCAGTATGCGCTCGCCGCGGACCTGGGAACGGACCGGGTGATGATCTACCGCTTCGACGCCGCGCTCGGAAAGCTGAACGCCACCACGCCGGCGTCGTTCTCCACGCAGCCCGGGGCGGGCCCGCGCCATTTCGCCTTCCACCCGAGTGGAAAGTTCGTCTTCGTCATCAACGAACTCAACTCGACCCTGCTGTCGCTCGCCTTTGACGCCACGCAGGGCACGCTGACGCAGGTACAGGGCCTCTCCACGCTGCCCGCCGGCTACACGGGCACCAGCTACTGCGCCGAGGTGCGGGTGAGTCCGGACGGCAAGTTCGTCTACGGCGCCAACCGCGGCCACAACAGCATCGTCGTCTTCGCCGTGGATTCACTCGGCAAGCTGACGCTCGTGCAGCATGTGTCCACCCAGGGCCAGTGGCCTCGGGACTTCATCCTGGATCCGACGGGCACCTACTTGCTGGTGGCCAACCAGCAGAGCCACACGATCGTGCCCTTCAAGCGAGATCCGGTGAGCGGAAAGCTGACGGCGCTCGGGACGAGCCTGGCCGTGACCGCTCCGACCTCCCTGTTGGTGGCCCCCACACCGGCCTGA